From the genome of Rhizobacter sp. AJA081-3:
CGCAGATCGACATGCTGGCGGCGCACAAGACCAACGTGCCACACCGCGTCTTCCTGAAGATGAACAGCGGCATGAACCGGCTCGGCTTCCGCCCCTCGGCCTACCGCGGCGCGTGGCAGCGGCTGTCGGGCCTGACGCAGGTCGACGAGATCACCCTGATGACTCATTTCGCCGATGCCGACGGCCCCGGCGGCGTGGCGGCGCAGATGGCCGCCTTCGAGGCCGCCACGCGAGAACTGCCCGGCGAGCGCTCGCTGAGCAACAGCGCGGCCACGCTGCGCTTCGCCGGCGCGCAGGGCGAGGGTGGGCTGGTCGCCGCCGACTGGGTGCGCCCGGGCATCATGGTCTACGGCTCGGCGCCCGACTACCCGGCGCACGACGCCGCGGGCTGGGCCCTGCAGCCGGCGATGACGCTGCGCGCGAAGCTGATCGCAGTGCAATCGCTGCAGCCGGGCGACCGCGTCGGCTACGGCGGCGCCTTCACGGCCGAGGCGCCGATGCGCATCGGCGTGGTGGCCTGCGGGTATGCCGACGGCTACCCGCGCGTCGCACCCACCGGCACGCCAGTGCTCGTGAACGGCGTGCGCACGCGCACCGTCGGCCGCGTCTCGATGGACATGATCACCGTCGACCTCACGCCGGTGCCCGAGGCCGCGCTCGGCGCCGAGGTCACCCTGTGGGGCCACGGCCCGAATGGCAGCCTGCTGTGCATCGACGAGGTGGCGCGATCGGCGGGCACGGTGGGCTACGAGCTGATGTGCGCGCTCGCCCGGCGCGTGCCGGTGAGCGTGGTGTGAGCGTGGTGGTGCAACGAGAGCGCGACGACCCCCTGCAGTTCGAACGCGACGTGCGCGCCGACCTTCGCCAGCGCCGCTGGCTGCGCGTTCATGCCTTCCTGCTCGGCAGCCTGTGTTTCCTCGCCTGCTGGGGCCTGTCGGCGGCGCTGATGCGCGCCGGCGTCGGCAGCCTCGCGCTGCGCTGGTCGGTCGCGCTGGCCGGCGGTTATCTCGTCTTCCTCGCGCTGCTGTGGCTGTGGTGCCGCTGGCTGCTCTCGCGCGCCGAAGCCGACGGCGACTGGCCGCTGGACGACGCGCTGGAGCTGATCCCGTCGCGCCGCGGTGGCGGCGGGGGCGTGGAATGCGGCGACAGCGGCCTGGAGGCCGGCGACATCGCGCAGGGCACGCTCGAGCTGGCCGGCTCGGCCGACGAGGGCCTGGCCGTGGCGGTGCCACTGGCCATCGTGCTGGGCATCGCCGCGCTGATCGCCAGCGCACTGAGCGTCGCGGTGTTCGGACTGTTCGGCATAGAGGTGCTGCTCGGCGTGGCGGTGGAGATCGCCTTTGCCTCGGCTGGCGGCGCACTCGCCTTCCGCGCGCGCCGCGAGGGCTGGCTGCTGCATGCGGCCGGCCGCACCTGGCGGCCGATGCTGATCCTGCTGGTGCTGGTGGCCGTGCTCGGCGTCGTGCTCGACCGCTGGATGCCGCAGGCCGGCTCGCTGCCGCAGGCAGTGCGGCTTCTGCGTGGCGGCACGCCGTGAACATCGCGTTCGCGATCGACCCCGACGAGGTGGAGATCAGCGCCATCCGCGCGCAGGGCGCCGGCGGGCAGAACGTCAACAAGGTCTCGAACGCGGTGCACTTGCGCTTCGACGTGCGCGCCTCCTCGCTGCCCGATGCGCTGAAGGAGCGGCTGCTCGCGACGCGCGATCAGCGCATCAACGACGAGGGCGTGGTCGTCATCAAGGCGCAGCAGCACCGCAGCCTGGAGAAGAACCGCGAGGATGCGATGGCGCGGCTGCATGAGCTCGTGGCCGCGGCGGCGCACATCCCGCGCGTGCGCAAGGCGACCAAGCCGACGCGCGCTTCGCAGCGCCGCCGCCTGGAGGGCAAGACCCTGCGCAGCGGCATCAAGGCCGGCCGCGGCAAGGTCATTGAATGAGCCGGGGGCCGGCCCTTGCGCTCAGGCCCGCTTGAACAGCGCCAGCAGCGCGCCCGCCGCGACGAACAGCCCGCCGAAGCCGCGGTTCATCGCCTTGATGTGGCCGGGCGACTTCAGTGCACGCAGCACGCGCGAGGCCAGCGCGGTGTAGCCGGCCATCACCACCAGGTCGGTGAAGGCCAGCGTCAGCGCGATCACTGCGTACTGCGGCAGCAGCGGCTGTGACAGCTCGAGGAACTGCGGCACCACGGCGAGCAGGAAGATCGTGCCCTTGGGGTTGAGCGCGTTGACGATCCAGCCGCGCACGAACAGTTCGCGCTGCGACACGTCGGCGCGTTCGCCATCGGCAGCGGTCAGCGGCACCGCCGGGGCACGCCACTGCCTGATGCCCAGCCAGACCAGGTAGGCCACGCCCACCCACTTGACCACGCTGAAGGCCAGGCTCGACGCCGCGATCAGCGCGCCCAGGCCGACGCCGACCACCAGCACCTGGGTCCAGATGCCGGTGACCAGCCCGAAGGTCATGGTGTAGCCGCGGCGAAAGCCGTGGTTCAGGCCGGCGCTCATGGCAGCCACGGCACCGGCGCCGGGCGACAGGCTGATGGCCCAGGCGGCGGCGAAGAAGGCGATCCAGGTCGAGAGTTCCATCGGGCGATTGTCGTCGCGAGGCGAGAATGCCGCATGGCCAAGGACAAGTCGATCTACACCTGCAACGAATGCGGCGCCACCAGCCCCAAGTGGCTGGGCAAGTGCCCGGGCTGCGGCGCGTGGAACACGCTGATCGAATCGGTGGCCGAAGCGGCCGGCGCGGGCAAGAACCGATTCCAGTCGCTGGCCAAGGCACAGCCGGTGGCCACGCTGTCGGAAATCGAGGCCAGCGACGTCGAGCGCCAGCCCACCGGCATCGACGAACTCGACCGCGTGCTCGGCGGCGGCATCGTCGAGGGCGGCGTGGTGCTGATCGGCGGTGACCCGGGCATCGGCAAGAGCACGCTGCTTCTGCAGGCACTCGATGCGCTGTCGCGCACGGTGAAGACGCTGTACGTCACCGGCGAGGAAAGCGGTGCGCAGGTCGCGCTGCGCTCGCGCCGCCTCGGCCTGGACGGCTCGCAGGTGCGCGTGCTGGCGGAGATCCAGCTCGAGCGCATCCTCGCCACCATCGAGACCGAGCAGCCGGCGGTGTGCGTGATCGACTCGATACAGACCGTCTACTCCGACCAGCTCAGCTCCGCCCCCGGCTCGGTGGCGCAGGTGCGCGAATGCGCCGCGCACCTGACGCGCGCCGCCAAGGCCAGCGGCACGACGGTGGTGCTGGTCGGCCATGTCACCAAGGAAGGCACGCTGGCCGGCCCGCGCGTGCTCGAGCACATCGTCGACACGGTGCTGTACTTCGAGGGCGACACGCATTCAAGCTTCCGCCTCGTGCGTGCCATCAAGAACCGCTTCGGCGCGGTCAACGAGATCGGCGTGTTCGCGATGACCGAGCGCGGCCTGAAGGGCGTGGCCAACCCGAGCGCGATCTTCCTGTCCACGCACGGCGAGCCGGTGCCCGGCTCCTGCGTGCTCGTCACGCTGGAGGGCACGCGGCCGCTGCTGGTGGAGATCCAGGCGCTGGTCGATGCCGGCGGGCCGAGCCCGCGGCGCCTGAGCGTCGGCCTCGAGCGCGACCGGCTGGCGATGATGCTGGCCGTGCTGCACCGCCACGCC
Proteins encoded in this window:
- the alr gene encoding alanine racemase, translated to MPRPIEALIHTEALALNLRRARQAAPQSRVWAVVKADAYGHGIERAYAGLSGADGFALLDLDEAQRVRTLGWRGPILLLEGCFEPRDLELCSRLDLWHTVHHEAQIDMLAAHKTNVPHRVFLKMNSGMNRLGFRPSAYRGAWQRLSGLTQVDEITLMTHFADADGPGGVAAQMAAFEAATRELPGERSLSNSAATLRFAGAQGEGGLVAADWVRPGIMVYGSAPDYPAHDAAGWALQPAMTLRAKLIAVQSLQPGDRVGYGGAFTAEAPMRIGVVACGYADGYPRVAPTGTPVLVNGVRTRTVGRVSMDMITVDLTPVPEAALGAEVTLWGHGPNGSLLCIDEVARSAGTVGYELMCALARRVPVSVV
- the arfB gene encoding alternative ribosome rescue aminoacyl-tRNA hydrolase ArfB; this encodes MNIAFAIDPDEVEISAIRAQGAGGQNVNKVSNAVHLRFDVRASSLPDALKERLLATRDQRINDEGVVVIKAQQHRSLEKNREDAMARLHELVAAAAHIPRVRKATKPTRASQRRRLEGKTLRSGIKAGRGKVIE
- a CDS encoding LysE family transporter, with translation MELSTWIAFFAAAWAISLSPGAGAVAAMSAGLNHGFRRGYTMTFGLVTGIWTQVLVVGVGLGALIAASSLAFSVVKWVGVAYLVWLGIRQWRAPAVPLTAADGERADVSQRELFVRGWIVNALNPKGTIFLLAVVPQFLELSQPLLPQYAVIALTLAFTDLVVMAGYTALASRVLRALKSPGHIKAMNRGFGGLFVAAGALLALFKRA
- the radA gene encoding DNA repair protein RadA, producing the protein MAKDKSIYTCNECGATSPKWLGKCPGCGAWNTLIESVAEAAGAGKNRFQSLAKAQPVATLSEIEASDVERQPTGIDELDRVLGGGIVEGGVVLIGGDPGIGKSTLLLQALDALSRTVKTLYVTGEESGAQVALRSRRLGLDGSQVRVLAEIQLERILATIETEQPAVCVIDSIQTVYSDQLSSAPGSVAQVRECAAHLTRAAKASGTTVVLVGHVTKEGTLAGPRVLEHIVDTVLYFEGDTHSSFRLVRAIKNRFGAVNEIGVFAMTERGLKGVANPSAIFLSTHGEPVPGSCVLVTLEGTRPLLVEIQALVDAGGPSPRRLSVGLERDRLAMMLAVLHRHAGIAAFDQDVFVNAVGGVRISEPAADLAVMLAIQGSLRGRPLPRGFFAFGEVGLAGEIRPAPRGQERLKEAAKLGFSVAVVPKANAPKKPIEGLTIHAVERIEEAIELVRNL